The Euphorbia lathyris chromosome 8, ddEupLath1.1, whole genome shotgun sequence genome has a window encoding:
- the LOC136203804 gene encoding uncharacterized protein, with the protein MGNVTSNVAAKFAFFPPDPPTYDVTEDEDGTLYMPGVSADKNMDVHLLETKVGNKIVATLWKHPFARFTVLYSHGNAADLGQMHELFIELRAHLRVNIMCYDYSGYGASSGKPSEFNTYHDIEAVYDCLKKEYEVKPDELILYGQSVGSGPTLHLASRLQKLRGVVLHSAILSGIRVLYPVKMTFWFDIYKNIDKIRQVSCPVLVIHGTNDDIVSWSHGKRLWELAKEKYDPLWVKGGGHCNLETYPEYIKHLRKFINAMEKISLTKATSQSSSTNSSNSSIDVKQNKCLRWKKLATATQV; encoded by the exons ATGGGGAATGTAACGTCAAATGTGGCTGCAAAATTCGCCTTCTTTCCTCCAGACCCTCCAACCTATGATGTAACCGAAGATGAAGATGGAACGCTGTACATGCCTGGGGTTTCAGCTGATAAGAATATGGATGTCCATTTATTAGAGACTAAGGTCGGGAATAAAATTGTTGCCACGCTTTGGAAACACCCTTTTGCCAGGTTTACCGTCTTGTACTCCCATGGAAACGCTGCTGATCTTGGCCAAATGCATGAGCTCTTCATTGAGCTTAGAGCTCATTTGAGGGTCAATATTATGTG CTATGATTATTCAGGATATGGAGCATCTTCGGGCAAG CCATCAGAGTTCAACACATATCATGACATAGAGGCTGTGTATGATTGTTTGAAGAAGGAATATGAAGTTAAGCCAGATGAATTGATATTGTATGGCCAATCTGTTGGAAGTGGACCTACCCTGCATTTAGCTTCTCGTTTACAGAAGTTGAGAGGTGTTGTTCTTCATAGTGCAATCCTTTCAGGCATAAGGGTCTTGTATCCTGTCAAGATGACATTTTGGTTTGACATTTATAAG AATATAGACAAAATACGGCAAGTCTCTTGTCCAGTTCTGGTCATACAT GGAACAAATGATGACATAGTAAGTTGGTCTCACGGGAAGAGGCTGTGGGAACTTGCGAAGGAGAAATATGACCCTTTATGGGTAAAAGGAGGTGGGCATTGCAACCTGGAAACATATCCGGAATATATAAAACACTTGAGAAAGTTCATAAATGCAATGGAGAAAATCTCCCTGACAAAAGCTACAAGTCAGTCGTCATCTACTAATAGCAGCAACAGCAGCATCGACGTAAAACAGAACAAGTGCTTAAGATGGAAAAAGCTAGCCACAGCTACTCAAGTGTAG